DNA sequence from the Mus pahari unplaced genomic scaffold, PAHARI_EIJ_v1.1 scaffold_9943_1, whole genome shotgun sequence genome:
gataagcggatattagcccagaaacttggaatatccaagacacattatggaaaacagaagaaaatcaagaaggatgaccatttgtggatacttcaatgTTCAACGTTCTTACTCattaggtaaatgcaaatcaaagctactTTGAGATTATACCCTTCAGAGTGGCTAAAATCAATAATACAAATGACAGCTCTTGATGTCATGAGtgtggagtaaggggaacactcctccattgctggggggattgcaaacttgtacaaatactttggaaatcaatatggcattTTCTCAGACAATTGGGAATCAGTCTACCTCAGACCCAGCTGTAatgctcctgggcatatgcccaatgGATATTCAATCATACCAAAGGACACTTACTCAaccatgttcacagcagctttattcacaatagacAGAAACTGTGAACAACACAGATGACTATCAATCTGTGACTGGATAAAAGTGAATATGGTAAATATATACAATAGAGTATTATTCAGTTGTTAAAAATATAGACATTATTAAATTTGTAGGTGAATGGATagaagtagtaaaaaaaaaaaaaatcatcctgagtatgGTTGCCCagactcaagaaaacaaatacagtgTGTATTCTTATAAGTGGATACTAACAATGAAATAATAGAtgatcatgctacaatccacacacacagagaagcaaagtAACAATCAGAGCTTAAAGGGAGATATATGGATTTCCCTGGGAAGGGGACAAAGAACAGAGTTGCAGGTAGACTGACGGGCAGgtgggaatgggaacaggagggatcaggcaGAAtgtgggagggatggagggagagtaTTAAGAAAGATGACTGCAATTGGGAGGCAGTTGGGAGAGGGGATGTAGAAACCTAATTAAGTGGAAACTCCTTGAGACATAGGAGAATGAGCTTAGTGAAGCTTCCTAGTAATGTGGGATTTGGAACCTGAACTGGTATTCTTCTATAAATAGGTAAGGCATGCAGCAGAGGGATgagacatcaacccagccacaaaactttctaTGTActatctgtcctgcctgcaaaatgtCCTGAGGTAATGGAGACTTTGAACCTGTGGGAGTGGCTAACCGATGTCTGGTACAACTTTAGCCCCAGAACATTGGAGGGAGCCCATGCTGCCTGCATCACTTGGAACCAGAGACAGGACAGCCCATCGGCCCAGgacagaaccaaacacaactggaaaaatattaatgaaacgATCCCTAATGATATTTTTCAATATTCAAGAGAGTAGCATCTATCCCAATTGTCACCAGAGAAGcatcatccagcaactgatgggagtagagacagagattCATAGGCAAAGAGTAGGCAGAGCCAGGGAAAACCCACAGCTTAGAAGATGGTGAAAGGATTATAGGAGGCAGAGGGGTAGAGGCCACCAGGAGAACAGGTCACAGCATCAACTATGCAGGGATCACAAGGGATCACAATGATTGAAGCAACAAGCATGGACCCTgtatgggtctgtgctaggtcctctgcatacacaCGATAGCTGTGCAGTTTGGGTGTTCttatgggattcctaacagttggggtgggggtgtctctgacaGTTTTGCCTATGCTTgggcctttatttttctttcagtgggTTGCTTCATCTACCTTTTAATAAGAGGGTTTGTAACTAGTCTTACCGTAACTTTCTGTGCCATGTTCAGTTGACATCCTTGGGAAGCCTGCTCGTTTCCTTCTCAGGGAATAAGGAGTGATTTGGCAGAGAGCAGATGGTGAGGACGGGTTGGAAGGAGTGCAAGAATGGGAAACTCGGGAAGTACTGTgtgagaatataaaaataataataactaggAAACAATTAAATCTACagtagtattttaatatttttcttattaatttagaGCAAATTAACATATTTTCAAGAGAAAGGCTTAAAAAATCACTATAAGTAAGAATGTCCTTTTGAGTAATTCCAGCATCAAGGGAACGTTTATTACATGAGttaaaatggagaaagagaattCCTGTGTAAATATCAACTTATGGTGTACAATGAACTGAAAGAACTCCATACATCTTGGCAGCAGAAATGACAAAAGAATGTATGGTAACACAAATATTACTTAaatcatatgaaaaaaatcttgcttTGCTATTTgaactattaaatattttaaaaggaattagttatttaaaatgtggtattttatttgtttatatttcaaatgttatctcctttcctggtttctcctctgcatACTCCTTATCTCACCCCCCCTTACCCTGTTTTTATAaaggtgctcccacacccacccacccactcctgcctcataatcatagcattcctctacactggggtaaCAAGcttttacaggaccaagggcctctcctcccattgatgccagataagaccccttcatctccttcagtccttcccctgactcctccattgggatccctgtgctcagacagatggttggctgagagcatccgcatctgtattagtcaggatattttagagcctttcagaagacagctataccagtctctggtcagcaagcacttctaggcatcagcaacagtgtctgggtttggtgtctgcatgtgggatggatcctgaggtggggcagtctctggatggcctaaaggaatcactttttaaaaaagaaataattgaggCTAGACCAAAATAACTACTTACAAGCACTGCTAAGTTCAATCCCAAAGAATCCAGTGATGTTATATGACCTCTGTCAGCACCAGGAATATACATATGCAGTCATGTCAtaactcatacatataaaataaaataaatttcttttttattattattctttaatcttttatttacagTCCACTTGTTACCCCCTTGCTGTCTGCCCTCTAACTTGTCCTCATCCAATACCTCCTCCctggtctccaagaggatgtccctaccctaCGAAACCTCcttactccctggggcctcaagtctctccggGGTTAGGtgtctcttctctcactgaagccagaccagacagtcctctgctgtatatgtgtcacgggcctcttttttttttaaaaaaagagaaaaattactcCCTTTTAAAAAGCCTGGTAGCATTTTGGCCACATGTTTTTCAGCATATTGATTATTCTGTCATCAGAACTGATATGTACCAAAGGAGTTATTGTGGGATAGGCATTCATCACAAACTTCTGAACAGTCAGGATGACTGGGTCATACCTCCACAACAGGACTGAGGTAGATGAGATGATGAAGTCCACCCAGTACATGACCACAAAGAAAACCACCTGCAGCAAGATAATCTGTGTGGCCTTTTTCTCAGGGGATGCTCTCAGTTTCCTGATGCTATGAAGATGCTGGCATTGCCTCTGATGTCTGAACAAAAATATCACCATGTATGCACTTGTGCTCAGCATGACtcctacaagaaacacatctcttaAAGTTGTCACTGTTAAAATCAATCCCCTGATGATGTTGTTTATGGGAAAGTGTGAGCAGTAATTAGTGACCTGCATCTGACTGGTCTCACTCAGATTGGTATAAGCACCAACAGAGAAGAACTGGTTACTGCTGAAGGACAAATTGAAAGACCAAACATAGAAGAAAGCATATATGATGAATTTTTTcagtttatgtttaaattttgccAACAGTGAGGCACTGGGACTGATGGTCACAGCCTGgaacacactcaggaggcaggtggtgCAGATAGAGAGGCCTCTCATCACTCTGTTTATGTAAAATGTTGCCTTACATTTGACGTCATTCTCAATGTTCAGTAACTCAAACATGTCTGTAAGCCAAATATCCCATCCCGTGAGGACCATAATTATGTGAATAAAAGTCAGTTGACAGGAGATCAGGTCCACAGGCTTAGGACTATGAGCTGAGATTGTGAAACTATAGGAAGTCAGTAGAAACATATTGGCTAGGACTCCTAGTCCAGCTTGGAAATAAAGGACATTCTTGATTGAAGACATAAATGGAAAGTGTATTCATCTTAAAAGCATAATGGAAGCCTATTTCA
Encoded proteins:
- the LOC110315568 gene encoding putative vomeronasal receptor-like protein 4, whose protein sequence is MSSIKNVLYFQAGLGVLANMFLLTSYSFTISAHSPKPVDLISCQLTFIHIIMVLTGWDIWLTDMFELLNIENDVKCKATFYINRVMRGLSICTTCLLSVFQAVTISPSASLLAKFKHKLKKFIIYAFFYVWSFNLSFSSNQFFSVGAYTNLSETSQMQVTNYCSHFPINNIIRGLILTVTTLRDVFLVGVMLSTSAYMVIFLFRHQRQCQHLHSIRKLRASPEKKATQIILLQVVFFVVMYWVDFIISSTSVLLWRYDPVILTVQKFVMNAYPTITPLVHISSDDRIINMLKNMWPKCYQAF